In Anopheles arabiensis isolate DONGOLA chromosome 2, AaraD3, whole genome shotgun sequence, the genomic window CGAGACGCGTGTGACAGGTCCCACACTCGCACGTTCATTatcatcctccttcttctGTACAGCGCGTTTGCCGAACGGCGGTGGCAAAAGGACTATTCTGGACAGTACAGTTAACAGTGTAGGCAGTTGTTTATTATCTGAGCACTCTTGTGTTGTGTATTAGGCGCATTCAAATTAAGGGGTGTTTGTGTACTAATGTATATGCCTGTGTTTGTGTCCAGTGTGGTGGGCTTTAAGTTTCCATGgaataaaaatagtaattttattattgtttgtgtTATAATCCGCAACAGGGCATCAGTGTTAAATGAATCCTGCTGAACTCAATCAGTACCAACCTGTCGCTACCTTTGAGAAGCTTGAAACCTCACACTTCTGCAAGATGGAGAAGGGTAGTCCATCACGCCAGTTTATGGCTGGCATTATCGGTAAGGATAAAAGGGATGTGAAATTTCTAAGAGTTTAGTAATGAACAAACCATCTCTTGTTCCGCCTTAGTTAATCTGGCCTCAGTTATGGTCGGCACGTCGCTAGGCTGGACCTCACCGGTTGGACCCAAGTTTGCCTCGAAAGATACCACACCGCTCGATACGATCCCAACGGCATCGGAAAGCTCATGGATCGCATCACTAGTAGCAATGGGTGCATTGATTGGTAAGTGATTAGTTCAACGATACCTTGCTAGAGGAATATGCTCAGTGGAAATGAGTTGTGTTAAACAATAAACTGTATCCTACATCAGCACCCTTCATTGCTGGCCCGTTGGCGGAACGAATTGGCCGTAAGTTCACCCTGCTGGGCAGCTCCATCTTTTTCCTCGTATCGTTTATATTGCTGCTGACGACAGAAACGGTAGTGCAGGTGCTGATTGCCCGGTTCATCCAAGGACTGGGCGTTGGCTTTGTGATGACCGTCCAAACCATGTACATTGGTGAGATCGCGAGCAACGAGTACCGCGGTGCACTCGGATCGCTTATGCAGTTGTGCATCGTTAGTAAGTATCTTAGAGTATCTCGCGTTTACTTGACCATACCTGACTGCTAATGCTTCATCCCTTCCAGCTGGCATCCTGTACGTGTACAGCATTGGCCCGTACGTTTCGTACCATGCGCTGCAGTGGGCCTGCATCGTCCTGCCGATCGCATTCGATGCAACGTTCTTCTTCATGCCCGAAACACCCGCCTACTACATCTCCAAGGGTGATAAGGAAAAGGCCGTGGagtcgttgtgttttttgcgcGGCAAAACCGTGGACGGTGTGCAGGAGGAGCTGCACGAAATTTCCACCACGGTCGAGGAGTCGCTCAGGAACAAAGGCTCCGTAATGGATCTGTTCCGGAACGCGGGCAACGTAAAGGCGCTGATCATCTGTGCCGGTCTGATTAGCTTCCAGCAGCTGTCCGGCATCAACGTGATACTGTTCTACAGTCAAAACATCTTCGaaagcaccggcagcagcctGTCGCCGGCCGTCTCGACCATCCTGGTCGGTGCGGTGCAGGTGCTGGCGAGCGGTGCCACCCCACTGATTGTCGATCGGCTGGGACGGAAACCCATCCTGCTGACGTCCGCCGGCGGTATGTGCATTTCGCTCGGCACGATGGGGCTGTACTTTTTCCTCAAGCACACGGAATCACCGTCGGTGGACAGTCTCGGCTGGCTGCCGATCATGTCGCTGATCGTGTTCGTGACCGTGTACTGCATCGGGTTCGGGCCGCTGCCGTGGGCCGTGCTGGGTGAGATGTTCCCGGCGAACGTGAAATCGATCGCTTCGTCGATCGTTGCCTCCACCTGCTGGGTGTTGGGCTTTATTATTTTGCAGTTTTTCGCCGACCTCGATAAGGCGGTCGGGTCGCACTGGTCGTTCTGGATCTTTGGCATCCTGTGCGCGGTTGCGTTCGTGTTTACCTTCACCACGTTGATGGAAACCAAGGGCCTCAGTCTGCAGGAGATTCAGGATCGACTGAACGGTAAAGTGTAAGTTACGGTTCGGGCCTATAGTGATTGACTCATGGGTTTGTTTTATCTACTAACACCACCATTGCGATGGTGGTAGTGTAGTGCTCAAGAAGCAGATGCTATTAgagtttattgtttgtttttttttttccatgcGCTTCGTCAGTGCAGTTAGCTTTCACCCGCACCAAAGTGATACGTTCGTTAGGGTCATACGAGGGAACGAACGACTGTGTTGAATGTATTGTGTTAATTTACTTAAATAAAAGTATATGTGGTATAAAGTGCTTCTCGCGTTTGTAAGAGTGTGtctgtttacatttttgctgCCTTTACGGTAAAAAGtagatttttgtttaattgcaGAAGTTTTTAGattgtaaaaatgaaaatgttgtcTGAAACAAAGTTAACAAGCTAAAGACTTCGATTAGTTACAGCAATAATTGTACAGCTTGTTTAAAGGTAAAGATTTAAATGTGTTGGTAAATTATAGCGAATAACATATAAAGTTGTAGTTGtggaaaaaaatcttttacaATACATGAATGTAATGGTATAGCAGTAACCCTTCAGcacaaataattgttttatgcattaaaaaaaatagtatcACTATTACTCGTATCACTGAATTACTGTTATAATTATACACATGCCTTGAGACTTTTGGTAAAATATCAgacgtttcctttttttgtaattgCGGTAGAGGGCAATTCCTTTTAAAATGCTTCTGTTGTTGAATGCAATTTTAGAACTGAATGAGTGAATAACAAACTTTTTATAATAAGTACTGGTTTGATTTCATTGTTTCATATAAAGAGCGTGATATTAACTGAAATTGAAGTCATAAATGAGACATTCATGAATAGTTGGAACACGTTAACACAACATGTTCTAACAATTCAATGAAAGAGAACCGCAGGAAGATGCCGTTACTGTTTATATGGACAAATTGTATACATATAAATTTAACTTCAAATGCCTTTACTattgaatacaaaaaatatataattcaAACATTTTCTATCAGAGCATTGGTGTTTACTATCTTAGCCGTAACATGAGTGCCCTCCAAGGGAGAGCTCCCCGTAAAAGCTCCCTTCAAAGGCAAAGCTTCCCCATCCCTAGTGTAACAAACTGTAGCGTTAACAGAAACTCTTTCCTCTTGCTAGCTTTGCATTGCATGTCGTATCCTGCGAATCGTATGTCACTATGATCAAATACGTGCCAGTACACTCGAATGCGTATCACAGTTGAACTACATTCTACTACTCCGACGATCCCGTGGTATtcgtaattgatggatgacgcctgAGTGCTTTGCACTCAACCGACGAAAGCTTCGACACGTGCGTTTCGTAAGACATGAGCTTTTGTGTGGTTCGGAACCTGGCTACGATCATGGGGCTTTTGTCGGATGGGCACAAGAGGCGGTCTGattttgttgattgtttttctttgctttcttttaaaagcaaaagaagcatAACTGTTCACGGTGCGATAAGAAAATGTAAGCTATCTGTTTGGGTAAGCCACGAGCATCTTGATGGggtggagagggggggggggaatggggGAAAGAATAATGCCGAGCCGCTCCGCCGAAGCAAGATGAGGAgagtcgttttttttcgtgaCATCCCGATCGACAACACTAAAAAgcgcataacaaaaaactaaacaaacgaacaattGACGGCGGCAATGGGAGATTAAGCGCGACAGTGGTTGCGTTTAATTGGTAATCGGTAATGAGCCAGCGTTCTGGCGAGGTCTGTTACGAACCGGGCCGCGGATTGCCGGTGGTCAGTCAAGAGCTGGAGCTCTTTGAAGTGAGTCGCGCGGACCAGGAGACATCGCCGGTTAATCGGAGTGGAGTGTGTTTGGAGTGACATCagttttaaattgaatatgTGATTCCGCAGCAGTCCTTCAGTAGATTGCATTCGATCATCGCACTGTTTAATGTACTTTTGCCTGTGCCTGTTTGTCGGGATTGTCAATTAGCGTACCTAGTGCAGTATCGATAAAGTGCTAACTAGCTCTATCCGATGTTGGAAGTATAGCGCACAAAGCTTTTACTTTCCTGgggcaattgatgtgtcatcGTGTACCGTAACAGTGTACCCCAAACAGATAGCCAGAGGTACCGCGTGAAGGTAATAGTCTGGTGGTATTCATAGACTTGAGAAGACATCAATCACTCATCTGACCCATTATCATGATGTGGATCAATGGTGTTGCACTTTTGCGCAACAAATGCCAGTACCTGGCGGCAATACTGGGTGAGTAGCTACGACATCGgtggaagagagagagtgacGCGTGGCAGCAATAAGCTTAAAAGAATGCCTTAACGGGGGGCCACGTTTTTCACGCTCATTACGCATGCCAATTTGACTTTAGACGTGTTGTGGTGTTCTCGTTCCAGCCAACCTTTCCGTCGTCTGTACCGGTTGTGCGATGGGCTGGACATCGCCGGTCGAATCAAAGCTTACCCATCCGAAGCACTCCCCACTGCCAACAGTGCCGACCGATGCGGAATTTTCCTGGATAGGCTCAATACTGGCGCTGGGATCGTTGGCCGGTAGGTCCAGATAGCAGGGGCGCATTCCAACGAGCTCGTACTGATATCTGATCGTTCGCTGTGCATGGCTTTTCCTATTCTTACAGGACCACCAGTGGCGGGCTATATCGCACATCGGTTCGGTCGCAAGTTGGCCCTCCTAACCGGCGGTCTACTCTTTGCGATAGCATTCATCCTTTTCGTAACGGCCCGGTCCGTGGCGCAGCTGCTAGTCGGGCGCTTTCTCCAGGGCTGCGGAATAGGATTCGCCCTTGCCATCACACCGCTGTACGTGTGCGAAATAGCGACGGCACAGCGGCGCGGATCCCTCGGCTCGCTGGTGCAGGTGTCGATGACGCTCGGTATGCTGATGGTGTACAGCATCGGTCCGTACGTGAGCTACACCACGATGCAGTACATTCTGCTCGCCGTTCCGCTGCTGTTCTGTGCCGCTTTCAGCCAGATGCCCGAGACGCCCCACTACTATGTCTCCCACGGCCGGTATGCGGACGCGTCCCGCTCGCTCGAGTATCTGCGCGGCGAGTGCATCGAGGAGCTGCAGGACGAGTTTGGATCGATCCAGCGCTCGGTGGAGGATTCGATCCGGAACCGCGGTACCATCGGGGAGCTGTTCCGCGACCATGCCAACCGGCGGGCCCTGTTCATCTGCACCGGCATCatcgtgctgcagcagctgtccGGCATCAATCCGGTGCAGTTCTACGCGCAAACCATCTTCGAGAAGACGGGCACCGCGATCCGGCCCGAGCTGGCGAGCATTATCATCGGCGGCGTGCAGGTGGTCGCAAGCATGATAACGGTCCTAACCTTGGACAAGCTGGGCCGCCGGCCGTACCTGCTAATCTCGTCCGGCGGCATGTGCTGCGCGCTGGTCGCCCTCGGGACCTACTTCTATCTGGAGACGCAGCGCGTGGCCAGCGGCCTGTCGCTGGACCGGCTCGCCTTCCTGCCCGTCCTGTCGCTGGTCGTGTTTACGGCCGCGTTCTGTCTCGGCTTCGGCCCGATTGCGTGGCTGCTGATAGGGGAGATGTTTGCGCCGAACATCAAATCGTTCGCCTCCTCGATCGTGTCGAGCAGCTGCTGGGGCGTTGCCTTTTTCGTCCTGTTCTACTTCAGCTCGCTCGATGCGGCGATCGGCACGCACTGGCTGTTCTGGACGTTTGCCATCTTCACGGCGGGTGCGTTCCTGTTTACCTACCTGTTCGTGATAGAGACGAAGGGTCTGTCCCTGCCGGAGATTCAGGCGCAGCTCAacgaaactgctcgaatcaTAAGCGATGATAAgccgtaaaacaaaaatgggggCGGCCGGCTTTGCGTTGATTACACGGCAACGCTTGGGCGGAATTATCGGCAACCGTAAAAGATTTGTTTGTCCGCAAGCACTTGGTGTGGTGCTTGAAGTGTGTGACTCGAAGGTGCGCTAACTGGGTTGGAGTACGTCTATCAGCGTCCCGACAGTTGCCGCGCTTTGAACAGTCATAACGTTTCTTCCGTCGTCAATCGGATTTACCAAGGATCAATCGTTTAGGGCACTCGAGTACAACGATTAGAAACTGTACAGCCAATTAATCCGCTGCAATTAGGATCTTCAGAAGTGGCGGTGGAATGTATCGTTTAtaggtttgttgttttagtaCGGCAACGCAAGCGTTTCGACAAAGGCAATAGTCAATTAATTAGTCATTTAATTAGGGCCGGTTCCTAAGGTTAACTTCCCGTAGGCAAGAGCGCTTCCTCAACATTGTAATCAATTGTAGTCAATAAATAGTGAAAAGATCACTTAAGAATAAATACGTTGGTAGATGATGAATAACTAAGATTAGTATCGTTACACAAATTGTGATGAATTTCTACTCCAATTTTTACGCAGCATATCGTCGAATTTAAATCAAGAACCAGTTAGTGGATTGTGAGTTCAGTTCTAGTGGATCAGTTCCTAGACCTCAAAGGAATTGAGTTCTGTTTCAGGATCGTTTAAGATTAAATAACGGTTTCAGAATCGGTACAGAAacgggatcagttccaggaatgGATTGGATTCGCTATCATTTATTGATCAGTTTGAAATCAGGAACAGTTCCAAGACCGacatgggttcatgatcagaTTTTGGAACGCAATGTTTGTGGAAACAGTTTCAGGATCCATGTGGATTCAGGATCATATCGAGGATTAGATACGTTTCGAAATCAGTTTCATAATCGGTTCCAGAACCAATTTGAGACCATTAATTTCTCATTCTCAACGTAAAGCTAAGAATTTCACGTAGCCAAGCTAACCAAGCGATGTTATGTTTTCTACTACTTAAAATAAAGCATTTCTTTAAATGCTGTTTTCGCACGTACCTGCTCCATCGATACCCGATAAAGAATCGTTCGTTGATGCATTGCCACAAACTTGTCGCACCACTTCTCCACTCATGTTAGCTAGTTTGTGCAATCTGTACAGTGTTTGTTCTGCGCACCGCCGTACCCACTTCCGGTACGCGTCATGCCTTATAAAACCGCCATTCTCTCGGCAGCTGCTGAACTTTGCTTCCGCTATAGAGTGTATTTTCAGTGTGACTGATTCCGTCGCTCCCGGTGGTATCATGCATTGGCGGTACTGCGAATTGCTGGCTGGAGCAGCAGGTAAGCATGTTTTTTAGTCTTGAaaagaatgaatgaattaCATCAACCAACGATCGCTGTGTACGTGTTCCGTTCCGTAGCAAATCTTGCCACCGTTTCACTTGGCTGTGGTATAGCGTGGCCGTCCCCAGTGTTCCAGAAGCTAACCGAACCTACCCTACGCGACAATCCGTTCGGTGCGGTGCTAACCGAGTACGATCGGACGTTGTCCGAAGCGGCACTAACTATTGGCGGTCTGGCCGGTCCATTGCTGGCGTGCTGGATTACGAAACACAAAGGACCACGGATTGCACTGCTACTCAGTAGTGTCCTATACATTCCCGCCTGGCTAATGCTGATGATCGTTGGCTCGGTATCGCTGCTGATTGTGGCCCGCACAATCATCGGAATGGCAAACGGGTACGTACTGCTGGCGGTGACGCTCTACATCGGAGAAGTCGCCAGCGATCGATACCGCGGTGCGCTTGGGTGCTTTATCCAGATCGGTACAACGCTCGGCGTGTTGATCGTGTACTGTGCGGGACCGTTTGTCAGCTACCTTGCCCTGCAGGCGATCTGTTGCGCAGTGCCGATCCTGTTCGGTACACTGTTTCTGTACATGCCCGAAACGCCCCACTACCTCGTACAGTGTGGACATGGGCAACGTGCAGTGGAAGCGCTCATGTTCCTGCGGGGAGCTCGTCACGCCGATGAGGTGCAGTGCGAGCTGGACGAGATAAGGGAGTACGTCAGAAGGCGTGACGCGGATGATGGTACACCAGCACGAACGGTTCATCATTTGAAGCACCTGTTCGTGCACGCCGGAAACCGTAAGGCACTGCTGATCAGCTTCGGATTGGTCTTGTTTCAACAGTGTTCCGGCATCGACGTTATCCTGGCGAACAGTGAGGTACTGTTTGTCGAATCGAACGCTTCGCTCGGACCCATCTACGGCACAGCTGTGCTGGGTGTGTTACAATTCCTGTCCAGCTGCATTACACCGTTCTTTATCGATCGTACCGGTCGCCGTCCAATGCTTCTCGCATCGTCGATCGGGCTGGCGATCGCACTGGCAACGCTCGGTGCGTACTTCACGCTGAACCGGTACGCCGTACCGGTGAGACCTATCCGCTGGCTGCCACTCACGTCGCTGGTGGGCTTCGTAGCCATCTATAACGCCGGCTTTGGACCGGTTGCATGGGCTATTGTGATGGAGATCTTCGCCCACGAGCTGAAGCCGATCGGCGTGACACTGTGCGTGCTCGGCTCCGGTGTTGTTCGATTACGCCATTCTGCAGCTAATCACCGCGCTTATCCAGGCGGCTGGGCTGGATTGGGCGTTCTGGATGCTGGCCGGCATCTGTGTCGCGGCCGGGACGTTCTGCTGGAGGATCGTGCTGGAAACGCGCGGCTTGAAGCTGGTCGAGATTCAGCAGCAGCTTAGCGGTACCAAGGTGATGCGGTTATGAAATCGCTGTACAACGGTGTCCACCCGCCCCGCAGATGTGTGCTTCACATTGACATTGCGGGGCGTGTTTGTAGGGCGCAACGAGCGCACTGATAAGTACTACGCTGTTTTCCCTTCTCGGTTCGTTATGAAAACAATGCCACACACTGTACCGGACTACAAACGCTTGTGGACATAGCGTCGTCACCCCGTCCGCGGGAAGACAATGTTGTGCTGGTGTGTGCTTCgagcggtttgtttgttttctgccACCGACTCGTCATTTGGCTCCCCTCTTCGGTTGGCGGGGTTTTGGGCGGGCGCAGGGGTTCGTCCCCAAAACGTTGGTGTGATAATGCGAGAACGTGATGTGTGCATTAGGTGTGCAGGTGAAAGAGGCCGCGGCTACTACCGCCATGTTGCATGGCATCCTTTCGGAGGAATGCAGTGTGTGCTGGTAAACATTACGCAAGGGTTGAGGCGTTGTTGATGCATTGTTGGGGCTTCCACGTGCTTGTGATTGCGTGAGTGTGCGCGCGCCATCTCGCCTGCAAACCGCTTGTCTGATAAGACGTTTGTAGATGCATCCGTAAAGCATTCTTAATCGGCTGATAGCAGCTGCAGCGATGCGGAATGACATCTGGCGTACAGTAATAATATGCTGATAATGCGCGATCCAGTGACAACTGTTCTAATTGATTTGACTGTCTGTCTTGAAAGCGACCGTTACGGTTGCTCTGATTAATAGTTTATAACAGTCCCGAATGAGAGAATGCACTTCCTGTTTATACCTAATTGAAAACGCAGGCAGAGGGCCTTTGATCCTCTTTCTTTTGTGCGTCGTTTTGTGCTGAACGTTTGAATTGCATCCTTTGTCCTAACGCAGGAGAAATGACCTTTTGAGAGGCGGGTGTAGAGAAGAATCAATGAATAAGCAATGTAAATGATTCTTTGTTTTCCATCACCGATCAACACAATGTAAATgaataataagaataagaatacTACAatggcttttgttttatttactaaTGTGAGACTTTCttcctttgtttttaaattatcatGAGGGTTGATTATGTATCAATAGTTGTCAATACATTTTGGAAGTTAATTACATAATAAATCTTACAACACTGAAGACGTAGTACATTCGGATGGTCTTCCCGTACATTTATAGGctgaaatgaattatttttcacAGCATCTTGGCGCTTTGGTAGCAACATATCACCGAACTTTAcacaattattaataatatttaaagaaCAATTGTTAATTTGTCCATTCATTGTTGCAAAACACAATTCCTAGTAACCGATTGCCCAATCTTGGAATGGATTCTAAACATATACCGCTAATGGAATTCATCTCGAAACTGAATACTGGTCCTGAACACATacccagtgctgcaaaatgtcatgagtatcacgaggttttcaccaacgaaaacattgaacatatccgtggtagcttgatgctcattgctgatagtcaataaaagtgcgccatgacatgctgaacacgacatgtaaattcttgagtccaacgagatactctgactgacaagcttagcttaatgcccgcataagcataatcatgactaTTGCTGGCTGTGTGCAGTGCTGCCAAAtatcactgtttcagtcaccaacgctcatgactgaaacgaacctcaaatcagctcacgtacacaagtgCGATGATCAGACGCAAGATGAACATAGTCGTTGTGACGTGTGACCAGATTGGTGACATTGCAGCAACCCCTCTTGGTCGGTCACTTTGACGTgactttgtttgtatgtgatcAATTTCGAAATGTCACTGGTTCTATCACCAGCACtcgtgattgaaatgaaattcatttcggtTCACGTACACATGTGCGATGATCAGGGGTAAGACGCACATGGTCGTTGTGACGTCTGATCtgattggtgatattttggtAACCAACTCCTGGTCAATCAGTTTGTCGTGATTTTTGGTATCTTATTATCGCGATAGACTTAGAACATACGTGGCACGGGCGAGTGGTG contains:
- the LOC120895013 gene encoding facilitated trehalose transporter Tret1, producing the protein MNPAELNQYQPVATFEKLETSHFCKMEKGSPSRQFMAGIIVNLASVMVGTSLGWTSPVGPKFASKDTTPLDTIPTASESSWIASLVAMGALIAPFIAGPLAERIGRKFTLLGSSIFFLVSFILLLTTETVVQVLIARFIQGLGVGFVMTVQTMYIGEIASNEYRGALGSLMQLCIVTGILYVYSIGPYVSYHALQWACIVLPIAFDATFFFMPETPAYYISKGDKEKAVESLCFLRGKTVDGVQEELHEISTTVEESLRNKGSVMDLFRNAGNVKALIICAGLISFQQLSGINVILFYSQNIFESTGSSLSPAVSTILVGAVQVLASGATPLIVDRLGRKPILLTSAGGMCISLGTMGLYFFLKHTESPSVDSLGWLPIMSLIVFVTVYCIGFGPLPWAVLGEMFPANVKSIASSIVASTCWVLGFIILQFFADLDKAVGSHWSFWIFGILCAVAFVFTFTTLMETKGLSLQEIQDRLNGKV
- the LOC120895363 gene encoding facilitated trehalose transporter Tret1-like, coding for MMWINGVALLRNKCQYLAAILANLSVVCTGCAMGWTSPVESKLTHPKHSPLPTVPTDAEFSWIGSILALGSLAGPPVAGYIAHRFGRKLALLTGGLLFAIAFILFVTARSVAQLLVGRFLQGCGIGFALAITPLYVCEIATAQRRGSLGSLVQVSMTLGMLMVYSIGPYVSYTTMQYILLAVPLLFCAAFSQMPETPHYYVSHGRYADASRSLEYLRGECIEELQDEFGSIQRSVEDSIRNRGTIGELFRDHANRRALFICTGIIVLQQLSGINPVQFYAQTIFEKTGTAIRPELASIIIGGVQVVASMITVLTLDKLGRRPYLLISSGGMCCALVALGTYFYLETQRVASGLSLDRLAFLPVLSLVVFTAAFCLGFGPIAWLLIGEMFAPNIKSFASSIVSSSCWGVAFFVLFYFSSLDAAIGTHWLFWTFAIFTAGAFLFTYLFVIETKGLSLPEIQAQLNETARIISDDKP
- the LOC120895362 gene encoding facilitated trehalose transporter Tret1-like, which produces MHWRYCELLAGAAANLATVSLGCGIAWPSPVFQKLTEPTLRDNPFGAVLTEYDRTLSEAALTIGGLAGPLLACWITKHKGPRIALLLSSVLYIPAWLMLMIVGSVSLLIVARTIIGMANGYVLLAVTLYIGEVASDRYRGALGCFIQIGTTLGVLIVYCAGPFVSYLALQAICCAVPILFGTLFLYMPETPHYLVQCGHGQRAVEALMFLRGARHADEVQCELDEIREYVRRRDADDGTPARTVHHLKHLFVHAGNRKALLISFGLVLFQQCSGIDVILANSEVLFVESNASLGPIYGTAVLGVLQFLSSCITPFFIDRTGRRPMLLASSIGLAIALATLGAYFTLNRYAVPVRPIRWLPLTSLVGFVAIYNAGFGPVAWAIVMEIFAHELKPIGVTLCVLGSGVVRLRHSAANHRAYPGGWAGLGVLDAGRHLCRGRDVLLEDRAGNARLEAGRDSAAA